The genomic stretch gagcctttattgtggtttccaaAGGAGTGAGCAAGGCTGGGTGGGCAGGTTTAGGATTGAATAATTTCAGCTGGGCTCTGGGGCATAGGGGCTGTCCCTAGTTGTCTTGTGCCTGGCCCTGGGAAGATTAGGTGAAGGGTGGGGGCCTGataaaagaggttttttttacTATCTCCAGGGACTGCCTAACTCTGAGAGGGGCAGTCCCTCCATGGTCAGCAAGGCCCCAGATTACAAAGCATTagaatgcagaaaataaaagacacagtCCACGCTCTGTGCCCCACACTGAGCAAATAGGTCCTATCTTTGTATCTTCACAGTCCTTGGGCTGGCACTATGTTTAATgacattttccagatgagaaaactgaggcgcAGGGAGAGGGAGTAACTTGGCTGAAGTCATGCACTTAAAGCGtaggagctgggattcaaacccaaattGAAAACCACCTCAGCTCCCCTCCTTCtggcaaattattattttttatttttagagacaaggtcttgctctgtcacccaggctggagtgcagtggcatgatcatagctcactgcagcctcaaactcctgggctcaaacaatcctcctgcctcagcctcccaaagtgctgggattataggtgtgagccaccacacccagccgcCCTCTGGCAAATTAAAGGGACTGACAATGTCAAGTGCTGGTGAGCATGTGAAGTCATTGGAACTCTCTTACCTGCTGGGGGGATTGCAGACCGGTACAAACACATTGGGAACCGTGGCAGTCCCTACTGAAATTAAACATACACACTCGATGCTACCTGGCAGTTCCATCCTGGGTGTCTGCCCAGCAGAAACAGGAGCACAGTGCACTAAAGACATTGACGgggatgttcatagcagttttgtTTGCAATGGCCGACTGGAAAGCACCCAAACGTCTAAtgacaggagaatggataaactaaTTGTGGTATAGTCACACAGTGGGTCACACACAGCTGCGGGAATGAATTCAATATTGCTGCACACACATTGATGACTCTTACATTGAACAAAAGAAGCAGGCCCAAAAGAGGACACTGTTATTCCATTTATAGTTGAAGTTCTAGACCAGACAAAACTAATCGAAGGTGACAGAATCAGAGTGATGGTTCCCTTGAGCGTGGAGGTCATTACTAACATTGGGGTAATGAAAGTGttctaaatcttttctttcttttttttaaggggCAAAGAATGGCACTCGGTGCCCCCATCATGGGTGCTGGTGGACCCCTGCTCCCCTAAAAATGTTCTGAATCTTGATCTGGGTGGAGGTTGGGGGGGggaatgcgtgtgtgtgtgtgtgtgtgtgtataatcatCAAGGTATATATTTTATGCACTTTACTGTATGCCAGttgtacctcaataaaaaagTAGCTTCCAACCCCCTGCTACAACTGAGCATGATTTCTGGGCTCCTGTTCTCGGAAGGCCTTGTGGGGCCAGGATCTGACATTTGGGCAGATAAGGCCTGGCCATTGGGCCCAGTCAAagcccctccctcctcagtccCTGGGCTGATTTGCATGCCCTGTTGTGGTCCAGtggcctccccagccctgtgcccccAGGCACTCGGAGCACAGCCCAGCAGAACCgctcccagcctgcctccctgcctctggtCATGGCCTGCCTGTGCCTGGCCCTCCTTCTGATGGGGACCTTCATGGCAGGTGAatcctccctgggcctggctcacctgggtgtggggtgggtgACAGTACTGGCCCCAGAAGGCCCTTGCAAGGAAGCAAATTGATGGGGATGGTAGGGAGGGTCCTGGGAGGGGGACCGAGGTGGAGGAGAGACCCGGCTCCACACAGTTCTGCccgtgacctggggcaagtcactttcctatgtgggccttggtttccccatttaTGAATGACCAGATCACCAGGGCCCCTTTGGATTCAGATTTTGGGGTCTCCTTAGTTCTTCACAAGGGAAGCTGGTGTGGGTTAGTCCCCACACCACAGGCCCTCCTAACCCCAAAAAGGCCCCTGGCAGGTGGTATGATGGTGGGGGGGTCTACAGAGAAAGGGCAGCAGGGGGACCCAGTGGCTGCCAGTGCCACTCTCTGAGCTCTGGGCCCTCAACTGAACATGGGTCCTTGGGGATGTGGCACTAACAGGGACTTGGGGGTTGCCAACTCCAAACCCCTCACTCACAGagggaaatggaggcccagagagggcactCTGAGTCACACAGAGCCAGGCCTCCTGCACCTCATCCAGTGCCAATCCCACAACACTGGGCTGTGACCCTCTGGGAGTGGGAGTTTGATCAAGCCTTCATAGGGCAGGGGTAGGAgggcaggggcccaggccaggcctgagTGCATCTGTGTTTCTCAGTCTCCCAGCCAGCCCTGGCACAGCAGGATGCTCTGCTGGTCTTCCCAGGCCAAGTGGCTCAGCTGTCCTGCATGCTCAGCCCCCAGCACTCCATCAGGGACTATGGTGTATCCTGGTACCAGCAGCGGGCAGGCAGTGCCCCCCGCTATCTCCTCTACTATCACTCGGAAGAGGAGCACCACCGGGCCGATGACATCCCTGACCGATTCTCCGCAGCCAAGGACGTGGCCCACAATGCCTGTGTCCTGACCATCAGCCCCGTGCAGCCCGAGGATGACGCGGATTACTACTGCTCTGTTGGCTTTGGCCCTGCTTCCTAGGGGTGGGGTGTGAGACGAGTGCCTCCTGTCTGCCCCTGACCTTGGGCCCCTAAGTTTCTCTGAGCCTTGCTCTCTCCCCTGTAAAATGGGTTAATAACATTCAATGTGTCAACAGGAGCTACTGTGAGGGCCATGAGATCTGGCTGAACAAAGTGACTGTGGTTGGTCTGGGAGTGTGGGGGTGGAACACCTGGGGATTGTTGCCAAAGAGGAAGCACCTGAGACCCTTGGGGTGTGACCCAGCCTGCCCCCTGgcccccaggaggctgagacTTGTGGCCTGGCCTTCCTGTGACCTGAGGAGCTggggggagagaaaaaggaaccaGCCCTCGCCACCCCCAGCTCTGCATGGCTGGTTGTGGTCCAACAGTCATGGTTCTGGGATGGCTGGGCCCCATGGAGCTCAGGCTGCTGGCCTGAGGAGGGGCAGCCCCTGCCTACCCCTTGGAGTCTCTGCCCAAGGTCTACCGGCACTGCTGAGGCAGacaggcctgtgtgtgtgtgtgtagcacgtGGGGGAGCGGTCCTCAGAGGCACCCAAGCAAGGGCCAGGGCTGAGGTGCTgaaggcaggtgggcagagggctggggcagAGTCCCTCTCCCCAGGGACAGTGTGTTCTACTGGCTTCCTGTGACTGAGCTGAGGTCTCCTGAGGGAGGCTCTCCCACGGGCTGGGCAGCTGCACCGGGCTGCGGGGCCAAGCGCCCGAGCACTGCGCGCAGGGTAATTCTCATCAGCAGCAGAGTCGAGCGTCTGGGAGTGGGGAACACATTCCTCTTCCCTCCCGGTTACCCTAAGA from Lemur catta isolate mLemCat1 chromosome 21, mLemCat1.pri, whole genome shotgun sequence encodes the following:
- the VPREB3 gene encoding pre-B lymphocyte protein 3, with amino-acid sequence MACLCLALLLMGTFMAVSQPALAQQDALLVFPGQVAQLSCMLSPQHSIRDYGVSWYQQRAGSAPRYLLYYHSEEEHHRADDIPDRFSAAKDVAHNACVLTISPVQPEDDADYYCSVGFGPAS